Proteins encoded within one genomic window of Candidatus Methylomirabilota bacterium:
- a CDS encoding HAD family hydrolase, with the protein MARPRSPVRALLFDAGHTLLEFDHRLFTDQLTARGHRVDAAAVRAAERGARMRLDVERAEPAGAGRTGEGRYARYLLDALGIADEAERRAIAEWRRGFNAPIGLCHQADPEAAEALARARERGWTVGVISNSNGSVTHALEIAGLSKHLDFVIDSSVVGVSKPDARIYGLGLEAAGGAPAEAVYVGDSYFVDVVGARRAGLGAVLFDPGGVWGPRDCAVAAGLCAAVEQAGPPGR; encoded by the coding sequence GTGGCGCGGCCCCGCTCGCCCGTCCGCGCCCTCCTCTTCGACGCGGGCCACACGCTGCTCGAGTTCGACCATCGCCTGTTCACCGATCAGCTGACGGCGCGCGGCCACCGGGTGGACGCCGCCGCGGTGAGGGCGGCGGAGCGGGGCGCCCGCATGCGCCTGGACGTGGAGCGCGCGGAGCCGGCGGGCGCGGGGCGCACCGGCGAGGGGCGCTACGCGCGCTATCTCCTGGACGCGCTCGGCATCGCGGACGAGGCGGAGCGGCGCGCCATCGCGGAGTGGCGGCGCGGCTTCAACGCGCCGATCGGCCTCTGCCATCAGGCTGATCCCGAGGCGGCGGAGGCCCTCGCGCGCGCCCGCGAGCGAGGTTGGACGGTGGGCGTGATCTCGAACTCCAACGGCTCGGTGACGCACGCCCTCGAGATCGCCGGGCTCTCCAAGCACCTCGACTTCGTGATCGACTCCAGCGTGGTCGGCGTTTCCAAGCCCGACGCCCGCATCTACGGCCTCGGGCTCGAGGCGGCGGGCGGCGCGCCGGCGGAGGCCGTCTACGTCGGCGACTCCTACTTCGTCGACGTGGTCGGCGCCCGCCGGGCGGGGCTCGGCGCGGTGCTGTTCGATCCCGGCGGCGTCTGGGGCCCGCGCGACTGCGCGGTGGCCGCAGGCCTCTGCGCCGCGGTGGAGCAGGCCGGGCCGCCCGGCCGCTAA
- a CDS encoding phospholipase D-like domain-containing protein, with product MPTPAPALAESVRALAEQAFSRAAGAPLLPGNHIRLLKDARENYPAWLDAIARATRTIHFESYIIHDDVSGEQFSDALIARAADGVRVRVIYDWMGGFGKTSRQFWKRLRAGGVEVRCYNPPTLASPLGWLSRDHRKILTVDGTVGFVSGLCVGQAWVGDPARNIPPWRDTGVEVRGPAVREIEEAFAEMWALMGDPLSHHRPLGGDVIPTAGETALRVVATVPNSAGLLRLDQLVAAIARKRLWLTDAYYAGTPLYVQALRGAARDGVDVRLLVPNGTDIPLLRPLSRAGYRPLLEAGIRVFEWNGSMLHAKTAVADGRWARVGSTNLNPASWLGNCEMDVIVEDETFGSDMESMYLEDLMNATEVILAPDSAIHPRGPIASAPVAGGGGSAGRAAAGLLRIGNTVGAAVANRRTLEPVESRIMLVGALVLLIIGVLAAVFPRVAAYPIAAAALWLAGSLFYRIHRLRRRASREGRLRK from the coding sequence ATGCCGACGCCCGCCCCCGCCCTCGCCGAGTCGGTTCGCGCGCTCGCCGAGCAGGCCTTCTCGCGCGCGGCCGGCGCGCCGCTCCTGCCCGGCAATCACATTCGGCTCCTGAAAGACGCCCGCGAGAACTACCCGGCGTGGCTCGACGCGATCGCCCGCGCGACCCGGACTATCCACTTCGAGAGCTACATCATTCACGACGACGTCAGCGGCGAGCAGTTCAGCGACGCGCTGATCGCGCGGGCCGCCGACGGGGTCCGCGTCCGCGTCATCTACGACTGGATGGGCGGCTTCGGCAAGACCTCGCGCCAGTTCTGGAAGCGTCTGCGGGCCGGCGGCGTCGAGGTGCGCTGCTACAACCCGCCGACTCTGGCGAGCCCGCTCGGATGGCTGAGCCGTGACCACCGGAAGATTCTCACGGTCGACGGTACGGTGGGCTTCGTCAGTGGACTCTGCGTAGGACAGGCGTGGGTCGGCGATCCCGCGCGCAACATCCCGCCGTGGCGTGACACCGGCGTCGAGGTGCGGGGCCCCGCCGTGCGCGAGATCGAGGAGGCCTTCGCGGAAATGTGGGCGCTCATGGGCGATCCGCTGTCCCATCACCGCCCGCTGGGGGGCGATGTGATCCCGACGGCCGGCGAGACCGCGCTGCGCGTGGTCGCCACCGTGCCCAACTCGGCCGGCCTCCTACGACTCGACCAGCTGGTCGCGGCGATCGCCCGCAAGCGCCTCTGGCTCACGGACGCCTACTACGCGGGAACGCCCCTCTACGTGCAGGCGCTGCGGGGGGCCGCGCGGGACGGCGTGGACGTCCGGCTGCTGGTGCCGAACGGGACGGACATCCCCCTCCTGCGTCCCCTGTCGCGGGCGGGCTATCGCCCGCTGCTGGAGGCCGGCATCCGCGTCTTCGAGTGGAACGGTTCCATGCTGCACGCCAAGACCGCGGTGGCCGACGGGCGCTGGGCGCGGGTCGGCTCCACCAACCTCAACCCCGCGAGCTGGCTCGGCAACTGCGAGATGGACGTGATCGTCGAGGACGAGACATTCGGGAGCGACATGGAGTCCATGTACCTCGAGGATCTCATGAACGCGACCGAGGTCATCCTTGCACCCGACTCCGCGATCCATCCGCGCGGGCCGATCGCGAGCGCACCGGTGGCCGGCGGTGGCGGCAGCGCGGGCCGCGCCGCGGCGGGCCTGCTCCGGATCGGCAACACCGTCGGCGCCGCGGTCGCCAATCGGCGCACGCTCGAGCCCGTCGAATCCCGCATCATGCTGGTGGGGGCGCTGGTGCTGCTGATCATCGGCGTGCTCGCCGCCGTCTTCCCGAGGGTCGCCGCGTACCCGATCGCCGCCGCGGCGCTGTGGCTCGCGGGATCGCTCTTCTATCGCATTCATCGTCTTCGGCGGCGGGCGTCCCGGGAGGGCCGTCTGCGGAAGTAG
- a CDS encoding VOC family protein gives MAKAQRITPMLWFDGQAEEAVKHYVSTFPNSRILGTTRYDEAGAKASGQPKGSVMTVQFELDGQEFTALNGGPLYKFTEAVSFVVNCDTQAEVDHYWAKLSEGGEEVQCGWLKDRFGLAWQVTPKILPELLMSKDPEKGKRAFAAMLQMKKLDIATIERAAEGR, from the coding sequence ATGGCGAAGGCACAACGGATCACGCCGATGCTCTGGTTCGACGGCCAGGCGGAAGAGGCCGTGAAGCACTACGTTTCGACGTTCCCCAACTCGCGCATCCTCGGCACCACCCGCTACGACGAGGCCGGCGCCAAGGCATCCGGCCAGCCGAAGGGGTCGGTCATGACCGTGCAGTTCGAGCTCGACGGCCAGGAGTTCACCGCGCTCAACGGTGGGCCGCTCTACAAGTTCACGGAAGCCGTGTCATTCGTGGTGAATTGCGACACCCAGGCGGAGGTCGACCACTACTGGGCGAAGCTCTCCGAAGGGGGCGAGGAAGTGCAGTGCGGCTGGCTCAAGGACCGCTTCGGCCTGGCGTGGCAGGTCACGCCGAAGATCCTGCCCGAGCTCCTCATGAGCAAGGATCCCGAGAAGGGCAAGCGAGCCTTCGCTGCAATGCTCCAGATGAAGAAGCTCGACATCGCGACGATCGAGCGCGCCGCCGAGGGGCGCTGA
- a CDS encoding ATP-binding protein, with the protein MNWRRGVRWHLVHLQLVGIVPIGLFTALLLYLHWQAQDHERQRAQIESVRLLATAVDNALDSTVERLTIFARLWASSDLSDDAIRAQARQALRASSDWSNLLALTPDGRGVFRADAPLGVAMPSGPPMAQWSAVFSARQPVITDLVRRADAASPTVAVGVPVVRNNAVTHVLIAYLDLRWYDRLMKQPGQPPGAVAGIFDHRFDFVARSVEGEERRGQQPSAGVEDAMRAKPVGIARFTNLNRTSVYTAWAFSRHGWGVGFATPSAPVDNAFWRYLVLYGFLWLVAMGLGVSYAISKAKPFAAALETVEAQAEYVAGGGRIESLPDLRVDEVNKALSALERASALLQATTRQRDRSLETEREARAAAEAANRAKDEFLAMLGHELRNPLAAIANATIIVKSERRTPEQLAFATGVIERQSRHLQRLIDDLLDVGRVIRGKILLERSTVDLATIARRVVATLETSGGLADRRVELTVETVWVDGDPTRLEQILTNLVGNAARYTAPGGRIGVRVAREDGEAVLAVEDDGEGIDPEHLEKVFDLFFQAETTPARATGGLGIGLTLVQQLVALHGGSVIAESNGVGTGARFSVRLPALRAVAPAAAQGPTPASGAHAETILVVEDNEDARESLRLALELRGHRVVWAADGAAGLEVLRRERPRLAVLDIGLPGMDGYELARRIREELGPGIVLVALTGYGRARDGDEAIRAGFDRHLIKPVDVDDLVRVLSEMRRAKAGV; encoded by the coding sequence ATGAACTGGCGCCGCGGTGTCCGCTGGCACCTCGTCCACCTGCAGCTGGTGGGCATCGTGCCGATCGGTCTTTTCACCGCGCTCCTGCTCTACCTGCACTGGCAGGCTCAGGACCACGAGCGCCAGCGCGCGCAGATCGAGTCCGTGCGCCTCCTCGCCACCGCGGTGGACAACGCGCTCGACAGCACGGTCGAGCGCTTGACGATCTTTGCGCGGCTCTGGGCGTCCAGCGACCTCTCCGACGACGCGATCCGGGCGCAGGCCCGCCAGGCGCTCCGGGCCAGCTCCGACTGGTCGAACCTCCTGGCGCTCACCCCCGACGGGCGCGGCGTGTTCCGGGCGGACGCGCCGCTGGGCGTAGCGATGCCGTCGGGGCCGCCCATGGCCCAGTGGTCGGCGGTGTTCTCGGCGCGGCAGCCCGTCATCACGGATCTCGTCCGGCGCGCGGATGCGGCGTCGCCGACGGTGGCAGTGGGCGTGCCGGTGGTGCGCAACAACGCCGTCACCCACGTGCTGATCGCCTATCTCGACCTGCGCTGGTACGACCGCCTGATGAAGCAGCCCGGCCAGCCCCCCGGCGCCGTCGCGGGCATCTTCGACCATCGCTTCGATTTCGTCGCCCGCAGCGTGGAGGGCGAGGAGCGGCGCGGCCAGCAGCCCTCCGCGGGGGTGGAGGACGCGATGCGGGCCAAGCCGGTGGGCATCGCGCGCTTCACCAATCTCAACCGCACGTCCGTCTACACCGCGTGGGCGTTCTCCCGCCACGGGTGGGGCGTGGGCTTCGCGACGCCGTCGGCGCCGGTCGACAATGCCTTCTGGCGCTATCTCGTGCTCTACGGCTTCCTCTGGCTGGTGGCCATGGGCCTGGGCGTGAGCTACGCGATCTCGAAGGCGAAGCCCTTTGCCGCGGCGCTGGAGACGGTGGAGGCCCAGGCGGAGTACGTGGCGGGGGGCGGCCGCATCGAGAGCCTGCCCGACTTGCGCGTGGACGAGGTGAACAAGGCGCTGAGCGCGCTCGAGCGGGCCAGTGCGCTCCTGCAGGCGACCACCAGGCAGCGCGATCGCTCGCTCGAGACGGAGCGCGAGGCGCGCGCCGCCGCCGAGGCGGCCAATCGGGCCAAGGACGAGTTCCTGGCCATGCTGGGACACGAGCTGCGGAACCCGCTCGCCGCGATCGCCAACGCGACCATCATCGTGAAGAGCGAGCGGCGCACGCCGGAGCAGCTCGCCTTCGCGACCGGCGTGATCGAGCGGCAAAGCCGGCACCTCCAGCGCCTGATCGACGATCTCCTGGACGTGGGCCGCGTGATCCGGGGCAAGATCCTGCTCGAGCGGAGCACCGTAGATCTGGCGACGATCGCGCGGCGCGTGGTCGCGACGCTGGAGACCTCGGGCGGGTTGGCCGACCGCCGCGTGGAGCTCACCGTGGAGACGGTCTGGGTGGACGGCGACCCGACGCGCCTCGAGCAGATCCTCACCAACCTGGTCGGGAATGCCGCGCGCTACACGGCCCCCGGCGGCCGGATCGGCGTGCGCGTCGCGCGCGAGGACGGCGAGGCGGTGCTGGCCGTCGAGGACGACGGCGAGGGCATCGACCCCGAGCACCTGGAAAAGGTCTTCGACCTCTTCTTCCAGGCCGAGACGACCCCGGCGCGCGCGACGGGCGGCCTCGGCATCGGGCTCACCCTGGTGCAGCAGCTCGTCGCGCTGCACGGCGGCAGCGTCATCGCCGAGAGTAACGGCGTCGGAACGGGAGCGCGCTTCAGCGTGCGCCTGCCCGCCCTGCGCGCGGTCGCGCCGGCCGCGGCGCAAGGCCCGACGCCGGCGTCGGGCGCGCACGCGGAGACCATCCTCGTCGTCGAAGACAACGAGGACGCGCGGGAAAGCCTCCGTCTGGCCCTGGAGCTTCGCGGGCATCGGGTGGTGTGGGCGGCGGACGGCGCCGCCGGCCTCGAGGTTCTGCGGCGCGAGCGGCCGCGGCTGGCCGTGCTCGACATCGGCCTGCCGGGCATGGACGGCTACGAGCTGGCGCGGCGCATTCGCGAGGAGCTCGGGCCCGGCATCGTGCTCGTGGCCCTGACGGGCTACGGCCGTGCGCGGGATGGCGACGAGGCGATCCGGGCCGGCTTCGACCGGCACCTGATCAAGCCGGTAGACGTGGACGATCTCGTACGCGTGCTGAGCGAGATGCGCCGCGCGAAGGCGGGCGTATGA
- the msrA gene encoding peptide-methionine (S)-S-oxide reductase MsrA: MRTSTSVAGLLAMVAAVLGPVPATFAADGAVVIPAPVTDSPKAAGPPQTAVLAGGCFWGVQGVYQRVRGVRNAVSGYAGGAKETAQYERVSGGSTGHAESVEISFDPKEISFGEILQIFFSVVHDPTQLNRQGPDVGTQYRSVIFYADEAQRSIGQAYIAQLDKAKAFGRPIVTKVDPLKGFYAAEGYHQDFLINNPRYPYIVVHDLPKLEALKKTFPARYRDQPVTVKSAN; this comes from the coding sequence ATGCGCACATCGACGAGCGTGGCGGGACTCCTGGCGATGGTAGCGGCGGTGCTCGGGCCCGTGCCCGCGACCTTCGCGGCCGACGGCGCGGTGGTGATCCCCGCGCCGGTGACGGACAGCCCGAAGGCGGCCGGCCCACCGCAGACCGCGGTGCTCGCGGGCGGCTGCTTCTGGGGCGTGCAGGGCGTGTATCAGCGGGTGCGCGGTGTGCGCAATGCGGTCTCGGGCTATGCGGGTGGCGCCAAGGAAACGGCGCAGTACGAGCGGGTGAGCGGTGGCTCCACCGGGCATGCCGAATCCGTCGAGATCAGCTTCGACCCGAAGGAGATCTCCTTCGGCGAGATCCTCCAGATCTTTTTCTCGGTGGTGCACGATCCGACTCAGCTCAACCGCCAGGGGCCCGACGTGGGCACGCAGTATCGCTCTGTGATCTTCTACGCGGACGAGGCGCAGCGGAGCATCGGGCAGGCCTACATCGCGCAGCTCGACAAGGCCAAGGCCTTTGGCCGCCCCATCGTGACCAAGGTCGATCCGCTCAAGGGCTTCTACGCGGCGGAGGGGTACCACCAAGATTTCCTCATCAACAATCCCCGCTACCCCTACATCGTCGTGCACGATCTGCCGAAGCTCGAGGCGCTGAAGAAGACGTTTCCCGCCCGCTATCGCGATCAGCCGGTGACGGTGAAGAGCGCGAACTGA
- a CDS encoding molybdopterin-dependent oxidoreductase: MIQRIKGYCALCISRCGSIAVVEDGRFVALEPDPSHPTGQAICAKGRAAPELVYHRDRLLHPLKRTRPKGDPDPGWQRISWDEALDTTAAALQRIKSQHGAESVVFTSVSASTSAIADASPWITRLMRAFGSPNLCGSMELCGWGRAYATRFTFGIGHGVGGATMPDLERAGCILFWGYNPSLARLAHATTTAAALRRSAKLIVVDPRRVGMASKADVWLRARPGTDAALALGIAHVMLERGWYDHEFVRDWTNGPLLVRSDTGRLLTERDLAGGAAGGKRYVAWDEAAQRPLIYDPERRRYERDAPPALLGEYKISTPDGAVVCRPAFDLAVEGCRRYPAEAVERICGVDRAEVERAARLLWHSRPVSSFAWSGVEQQTNTTQIFRAISLVYLLTGSFEAEGGNVLFPSVPSRGVAGDDLMTAAQRDRCLGLPERPIGPSRWEWVTTDEVYTAVLEQRPYAVRGMVGFGANLLMAHAETRRGREALAALDFYVHADLFMSPTVELADIVLPVASPFEREGLKIGFDISAAAQSLLQLRRPVAEPRGEARGDTEIIFDLAVRLGLGRHFWDGDVDAGYRHQLEPSGVTLEALRANPGGVTVPLTTRYRKYAQETDGVPTGFATPTRKIEIYSETLLEHGYPPLPVHVEPLVGPESRPDLTARFPLVLTCAKSTQFCETQHRGLPSLRRRQRDPEIELHPAAAAERGIEVGDWVAVETPEGSVRARAAFNESLEPGVACGQHGWWQACPEIGAPGYDPFSSKGANLNLIIGNAAIDPVSGSVPHRAYLCQIRRLGDASA; encoded by the coding sequence ATGATTCAGCGGATCAAGGGCTACTGCGCGCTCTGCATCTCCCGCTGCGGCTCCATCGCGGTGGTCGAGGACGGCCGCTTCGTCGCGCTCGAGCCCGATCCCTCCCATCCCACCGGGCAGGCGATCTGCGCGAAGGGACGCGCGGCGCCGGAGCTGGTCTACCATCGCGACCGCCTCCTCCATCCCCTGAAGCGGACGCGGCCGAAGGGCGACCCCGACCCGGGCTGGCAGCGCATCAGCTGGGACGAGGCGCTCGATACGACGGCCGCCGCGCTCCAGCGCATCAAGTCGCAGCACGGGGCGGAGAGCGTGGTCTTTACCTCCGTCTCCGCCTCGACATCCGCGATCGCCGACGCCTCGCCGTGGATCACGCGTCTGATGCGCGCCTTCGGCAGCCCCAACCTCTGCGGCTCGATGGAGCTGTGCGGCTGGGGGCGCGCCTACGCGACGCGCTTCACCTTCGGCATCGGCCACGGCGTCGGGGGCGCCACCATGCCGGATCTGGAGCGCGCCGGCTGCATCCTCTTCTGGGGCTATAACCCGAGCCTGGCGCGCCTGGCCCATGCGACCACCACGGCGGCCGCGCTGCGGCGGAGCGCCAAGCTGATCGTCGTCGACCCCCGGCGGGTCGGGATGGCGAGCAAGGCGGACGTGTGGCTGCGTGCGAGGCCGGGGACCGACGCGGCGCTGGCGCTGGGCATCGCGCACGTGATGCTCGAGCGCGGCTGGTACGATCACGAGTTCGTCCGGGACTGGACGAACGGGCCGCTGCTCGTTCGCTCCGACACGGGGCGTCTGCTCACGGAGCGCGATCTCGCGGGCGGCGCGGCGGGCGGGAAGCGCTACGTCGCCTGGGACGAGGCGGCGCAACGCCCGCTGATCTACGACCCGGAGCGTCGCCGCTACGAGCGCGATGCCCCGCCCGCGCTCCTGGGGGAGTACAAGATCTCGACGCCAGACGGTGCCGTCGTCTGCCGTCCCGCCTTCGATCTGGCGGTGGAGGGCTGCCGGCGCTATCCGGCGGAGGCTGTCGAGCGCATCTGCGGGGTCGACCGTGCCGAGGTCGAGCGCGCCGCCCGGCTCCTGTGGCACTCGCGCCCCGTCTCCTCCTTCGCGTGGAGCGGTGTGGAGCAGCAGACGAACACCACCCAGATCTTCCGCGCGATCTCGCTCGTCTACCTCCTGACCGGCAGCTTCGAGGCCGAGGGTGGCAATGTCCTCTTCCCCTCGGTGCCCTCACGCGGAGTCGCCGGCGACGATCTGATGACGGCGGCGCAGCGCGATCGCTGCCTCGGCCTGCCCGAGCGGCCGATCGGACCCTCGCGCTGGGAATGGGTCACCACCGACGAGGTCTACACCGCGGTGCTCGAGCAGCGGCCCTACGCCGTGCGCGGCATGGTCGGCTTCGGCGCGAACCTCCTCATGGCGCATGCCGAGACGCGGCGCGGCCGCGAGGCGCTCGCCGCCCTCGACTTTTACGTGCACGCGGATCTCTTCATGAGCCCCACCGTGGAGCTGGCCGACATCGTGCTCCCGGTGGCGAGCCCCTTCGAGCGCGAAGGGCTCAAGATCGGCTTCGACATCAGCGCGGCGGCGCAATCGCTGCTGCAGCTCCGGCGGCCGGTGGCCGAGCCGCGAGGCGAGGCGCGCGGCGACACCGAGATCATCTTCGATCTCGCGGTGCGCCTCGGCCTGGGGCGGCATTTCTGGGACGGCGACGTGGACGCGGGCTATCGGCATCAGCTCGAGCCGTCCGGCGTGACCCTCGAGGCGCTGCGCGCGAATCCCGGCGGCGTCACCGTCCCGCTCACGACGCGCTACCGGAAATACGCCCAGGAGACGGACGGCGTGCCCACGGGCTTCGCCACGCCCACGCGGAAGATCGAGATCTACTCCGAGACGCTGCTCGAGCACGGGTATCCGCCGCTCCCCGTGCACGTGGAGCCGCTGGTAGGCCCGGAGTCGCGCCCCGACCTGACTGCCCGCTTCCCGCTCGTGCTGACCTGCGCCAAGTCCACGCAGTTCTGCGAGACGCAGCATCGCGGCTTGCCGAGCCTGCGCCGGCGACAGCGCGATCCGGAGATCGAGCTGCATCCGGCGGCGGCCGCCGAACGGGGGATCGAGGTGGGTGACTGGGTGGCGGTGGAGACGCCGGAGGGCAGCGTGCGTGCCCGGGCCGCCTTCAACGAGAGCCTCGAGCCGGGCGTGGCCTGCGGCCAGCACGGCTGGTGGCAGGCCTGCCCGGAGATCGGTGCGCCGGGCTACGACCCCTTCAGCTCGAAGGGCGCCAATCTCAACCTGATCATCGGCAACGCGGCCATCGACCCGGTGAGCGGGTCGGTGCCGCATCGTGCGTATCTCTGCCAGATCCGCCGGCTCGGGGACGCATCGGCCTGA
- a CDS encoding EamA family transporter, with translation MHTSPHVLALTSAFFSAVATILIQQGLRRSSFYAAFWINVTVGVIGLWTAVLLFVPRAAWDWSAVPYFVFSGVVGTAGGRLFRTVAIDKVGAPVAAAIFNLTPLIATGLAIVLLHERITGPILAGTLVIVAGTVMLSLSGKYVGFQTRHLIYPVLAATCFGIVQIARKMGLSQAGPLFDAAVNTTAAMIAATAFVTATGHWRTLRIDHKSLLFLIGGGLAENTGVTLLIVALGYGEVSVVTPLIGTAPLFVLLLAFLIPGGRRQLGWRVVGATLLIVLGVYLLTGAKRL, from the coding sequence GTGCACACCTCCCCGCACGTCCTCGCCCTCACGAGCGCCTTCTTCTCCGCGGTCGCGACCATCCTCATCCAGCAGGGGCTCCGGCGCTCGAGCTTCTACGCCGCGTTCTGGATCAACGTCACCGTGGGCGTGATCGGCCTCTGGACCGCGGTGCTGCTGTTCGTGCCGCGCGCGGCGTGGGACTGGAGCGCGGTGCCCTACTTCGTCTTCTCCGGCGTGGTGGGCACCGCGGGTGGACGCCTGTTCCGCACCGTAGCCATCGACAAGGTCGGCGCGCCGGTCGCCGCCGCCATCTTCAACCTGACGCCGCTCATCGCCACCGGACTCGCCATCGTGCTGCTCCACGAGCGGATCACCGGCCCGATCCTCGCGGGCACCCTGGTCATCGTCGCCGGCACCGTGATGCTCTCGCTCAGCGGCAAGTACGTCGGGTTCCAGACGCGGCATCTCATCTACCCCGTGCTCGCCGCCACGTGCTTCGGCATCGTACAGATCGCGCGGAAGATGGGGCTCAGCCAGGCGGGGCCGCTCTTCGACGCCGCGGTCAACACGACGGCGGCCATGATCGCGGCGACGGCCTTCGTGACCGCGACCGGTCATTGGCGCACGCTCCGCATCGACCACAAGAGCCTACTCTTCTTGATCGGCGGCGGCCTCGCCGAGAACACCGGCGTCACGCTCCTCATCGTCGCCCTCGGCTACGGCGAGGTCAGCGTGGTGACGCCGCTCATCGGGACCGCGCCCCTCTTCGTCCTGCTGCTCGCCTTCCTGATCCCGGGCGGCCGGCGGCAGCTCGGCTGGCGCGTGGTCGGCGCCACCCTCTTGATCGTGCTGGGGGTGTACCTGCTGACGGGAGCCAAGCGGCTCTAG